A single genomic interval of Microbacterium oleivorans harbors:
- the purS gene encoding phosphoribosylformylglycinamidine synthase subunit PurS, protein MPTIVVDVMPKAELLDPQGKAVSGALSRLGVSGFSDVRIGKRFELTVDHADDATLETARRIADEILSNSVIEDVVNIEVVE, encoded by the coding sequence ATGCCCACCATCGTCGTCGACGTCATGCCCAAGGCCGAGCTGCTGGATCCGCAGGGCAAGGCCGTCTCGGGCGCCCTCTCCCGACTCGGGGTCTCCGGCTTCTCCGACGTGCGCATCGGCAAGCGCTTCGAGCTCACGGTCGACCACGCCGACGACGCGACCCTCGAGACGGCACGCCGCATCGCCGACGAGATCCTCTCGAACTCGGTGATCGAGGACGTCGTGAACATCGAGGTGGTCGAGTGA